In one Massilia endophytica genomic region, the following are encoded:
- a CDS encoding 6-phosphofructokinase — MGSGKILVAQGGGPTAVINQSLVGVALEARRFREVTKVYGALHGVRGIIDENFVDLTQETSHNLELVAATPSSALGSTRDKPDLKYCAEIFNVLRAHEIEHFFYIGGNDSSDTVRIVSEQARAAGYPLRAIHIPKTIDNDLVGSDHTPGFPSAARFVAQAFAGANLDNASLPGVYVGVVMGRHAGFLTAAAALGKKFPDDGPHLIYLPERVFSIERFLADVKSTYERYGRCVIAVSEGIHDASGEPIATLLAKEVERDAHGNVQLSGTGALADLLCDEIKAKLGIKRVRGDTFGYLQRSFIGCVSDVDQREAREVGEKAVQYAMWGDRDGSVAIKRTGFYSADYELLPLETVAGKTRTMEDEFIAASGTDVTDAFRLYLRPLLGSGMPDAYRLRPAPVAKILKR, encoded by the coding sequence ATGGGTTCCGGCAAGATTCTGGTAGCGCAGGGCGGCGGACCGACCGCCGTGATCAATCAGTCGCTGGTGGGCGTGGCGCTGGAGGCGCGGCGCTTCCGCGAGGTGACGAAGGTGTACGGCGCCCTGCACGGCGTGCGCGGCATCATCGACGAGAACTTTGTCGACCTGACCCAGGAAACCAGCCATAACCTGGAGCTGGTGGCGGCCACGCCTTCCTCCGCTCTCGGTTCCACGCGCGACAAGCCGGACCTCAAATACTGCGCCGAGATCTTCAATGTGCTGCGCGCCCATGAGATCGAGCACTTCTTCTACATCGGCGGCAACGATTCATCGGACACGGTGCGCATCGTCAGCGAGCAGGCGCGCGCCGCGGGCTATCCGCTGCGCGCCATCCACATCCCCAAAACCATCGACAACGACCTGGTCGGCAGCGACCATACGCCCGGCTTCCCCTCGGCCGCACGCTTCGTGGCGCAGGCCTTCGCGGGCGCGAACCTGGACAACGCTTCCCTGCCTGGCGTGTACGTGGGCGTGGTGATGGGCCGCCATGCCGGCTTCCTGACGGCGGCGGCAGCGCTGGGCAAGAAATTCCCGGACGACGGGCCGCACCTGATTTACCTGCCGGAGCGCGTGTTCTCGATCGAGCGCTTCCTGGCGGACGTGAAGTCCACCTACGAGCGCTATGGCCGCTGCGTGATCGCCGTATCCGAAGGCATTCACGATGCCAGCGGCGAGCCCATTGCCACGCTGCTGGCGAAGGAAGTGGAGCGCGACGCACACGGCAATGTGCAGCTCTCCGGCACCGGCGCGCTGGCGGACCTGCTGTGCGACGAAATCAAGGCCAAGCTGGGGATCAAGCGCGTGCGCGGCGACACCTTCGGCTACCTGCAGCGCTCCTTCATCGGCTGCGTGTCGGACGTGGACCAGCGCGAGGCGCGCGAAGTGGGGGAAAAGGCGGTGCAGTACGCCATGTGGGGCGACCGCGACGGTTCGGTCGCCATCAAGCGCACCGGCTTCTATTCGGCGGACTACGAGCTGCTGCCCCTGGAAACGGTGGCGGGCAAGACGCGCACCATGGAGGACGAATTCATCGCCGCCAGCGGCACCGACGTCACCGACGCCTTCCGCCTGTACCTGAGGCCTTTGCTGGGCTCCGGCATGCCGGACGCCTACCGCCTGCGCCCGGCACCGGTGGCCAAGATTCTGAAGCGCTAA
- the purM gene encoding phosphoribosylformylglycinamidine cyclo-ligase, which yields MSQPSNVSLSYRDAGVDIDAGDALVEAIKPFAKRTMREGVMGGIGGFGALFEIGKKYKEPVLVSGTDGVGTKLKLAFELNRHDTVGIDLVAMSVNDILVQGAEPLFFLDYFACGKLDVPTATDVIKGIAKGCEISGCALIGGETAEMPSMYPAGEYDLAGFAVGAVEKSNLIDGSKIVPGDVVLGLASSGAHSNGYSLVRKIIEVAKPDLNADFHGRKLADVLMEPTRIYVKPLLALMASMEVKGLVHITGGGLVENIPRVLADNLTAELDGKSWTMPPLFKWLQQHGGVADAEMHRVFNCGIGMTVIVSAENADAAVAQLTAAGETVSRIGTIRARKEGEHQTIVI from the coding sequence ATGAGCCAACCTTCGAATGTTTCCCTGTCCTACCGTGACGCCGGCGTCGATATCGATGCAGGCGACGCTCTAGTTGAAGCGATCAAGCCATTCGCCAAGCGCACGATGCGCGAGGGCGTAATGGGCGGCATCGGCGGCTTCGGCGCCCTGTTCGAGATTGGCAAAAAATACAAGGAACCGGTGCTGGTTTCTGGCACGGACGGCGTGGGCACCAAGCTGAAACTGGCCTTCGAACTCAATCGCCACGACACCGTGGGCATCGACCTGGTGGCCATGAGCGTGAACGACATCCTGGTGCAGGGCGCCGAGCCCCTGTTCTTCCTCGACTACTTCGCCTGCGGCAAACTCGATGTGCCGACGGCGACGGACGTCATCAAGGGCATCGCCAAGGGCTGCGAAATCTCCGGCTGCGCCCTGATCGGCGGCGAAACGGCCGAAATGCCCAGCATGTACCCCGCCGGCGAATACGACCTGGCAGGTTTCGCCGTGGGCGCGGTGGAGAAGTCGAACCTGATCGACGGCTCCAAGATCGTGCCGGGCGACGTGGTGCTGGGCCTTGCCTCCTCGGGCGCGCACTCCAACGGCTACTCGCTGGTGCGCAAGATCATCGAAGTGGCCAAGCCGGACCTGAACGCCGACTTCCACGGCCGCAAGCTGGCGGACGTGCTGATGGAGCCGACCCGCATCTACGTCAAGCCCCTGCTGGCGCTGATGGCATCGATGGAAGTCAAAGGCCTGGTGCACATCACGGGCGGCGGCCTGGTCGAAAACATTCCGCGCGTGCTGGCCGACAACCTGACGGCCGAACTGGATGGCAAGTCCTGGACCATGCCCCCGCTGTTCAAATGGCTGCAGCAGCACGGCGGCGTGGCCGACGCCGAAATGCACCGCGTCTTCAACTGCGGCATCGGCATGACGGTGATCGTCTCCGCCGAGAACGCGGATGCGGCGGTGGCCCAGCTGACGGCGGCCGGCGAAACCGTCAGCCGCATCGGCACCATCCGCGCCCGCAAGGAAGGCGAGCACCAGACCATCGTAATCTAA
- a CDS encoding alpha/beta hydrolase family protein encodes MRFISSLISILLVAGAAGAQQVSSPAALAPPPVEAFFDNPQFSAAAISPSGKYVAARVSGNGARQRLAVFEVATGKVNVVAQFRDADVRNFQWVNDERLIYDSEDLQKADGKAFFAPGLFAVNRDGTEPRPLAHRNYRFVEETGIDRQLPWNTFMIPHTARRDSSFVYVQSVEFEGDHDFTIRHKRLIRLDTRTGRAINFIGPRTVKRWLLDYAGEPRLALASDEGTSTVLYRDPKRGNEWRPLAEFHRYLDSDDSFEPLGFGPDGTLYVNSSRGRDKSAVYTYDIETGKLGDQPVVQLEDYDFAGRLAFSPAGLQGFTVVADGLSTQWLDAKMQALQNTIDKLLPATINVVMPPSDPTVNNVVVAAYSDVQPLVYLVYNADTGKLIRLGDALPQIDSTKMSRRALVNYKARDGLSIPAWITLPHGGRKNLPMVVLVHGGPWVRGDTWAFNEEAQFLASRGYVVLQPEFRGSTGYGKALYQAGIKQWGLKMQDDIADGARWAIAQGYADPKRICIAGSSYGGYSTLMGLINDADLFRCGVNWAGVTDIELMYKGSWTLPSDMSDAWKKYGMPQLVGDPGKDAEQLKRTSPLLLAAKIKQPLLLAYGSSDLRVPLYHGKRFYDAVKPTNQKVEWIEYEHEGHGWALPENRFDFWKRVEKFLDQNIGASAKTE; translated from the coding sequence ATGCGCTTTATCTCCTCCCTGATCAGCATTCTCCTCGTTGCGGGCGCTGCCGGCGCCCAGCAGGTTTCCAGTCCGGCGGCACTGGCGCCGCCGCCAGTGGAAGCGTTCTTCGACAATCCTCAATTCAGTGCCGCCGCGATCTCGCCCAGCGGGAAGTACGTGGCGGCCCGCGTATCCGGCAACGGCGCACGCCAGCGGCTCGCCGTCTTCGAGGTTGCGACGGGCAAGGTCAACGTGGTCGCACAATTCCGCGACGCCGACGTCCGCAACTTCCAATGGGTGAACGACGAACGGCTGATCTACGATTCCGAAGACCTTCAGAAAGCGGACGGCAAGGCATTCTTTGCGCCGGGTCTGTTCGCCGTGAACCGCGACGGTACGGAACCCCGTCCCCTGGCTCACCGGAACTACCGTTTCGTCGAGGAGACCGGTATCGACAGGCAGCTGCCCTGGAATACCTTCATGATTCCGCACACTGCCCGCCGCGATTCGAGCTTCGTCTACGTCCAGAGCGTGGAGTTCGAGGGCGACCATGATTTCACCATCCGCCACAAACGCCTCATCCGGCTCGATACCCGTACCGGACGCGCCATCAATTTCATCGGACCGCGCACCGTCAAGCGCTGGCTGCTGGACTACGCAGGCGAACCCCGGCTGGCGCTCGCTTCGGACGAAGGCACATCCACCGTGCTCTATCGCGACCCGAAGCGTGGCAACGAATGGCGCCCGCTGGCCGAGTTCCACCGCTACCTGGACAGCGACGATTCGTTCGAGCCCCTCGGTTTTGGCCCGGACGGCACACTCTATGTGAACAGCAGCCGTGGCCGCGACAAGTCCGCGGTGTACACCTACGACATCGAAACGGGCAAACTGGGCGATCAGCCTGTAGTGCAGCTGGAAGACTACGACTTCGCCGGCAGGCTGGCCTTCTCGCCGGCCGGTCTGCAGGGCTTTACGGTGGTCGCCGACGGTTTGAGCACGCAATGGCTCGACGCGAAAATGCAGGCGCTGCAGAACACCATCGACAAGCTGCTGCCAGCCACCATCAACGTCGTGATGCCTCCCTCCGATCCCACCGTCAACAACGTGGTGGTCGCGGCATACTCTGACGTGCAGCCCCTCGTCTACCTGGTCTACAACGCCGATACCGGCAAGCTGATTCGGCTCGGGGATGCGCTGCCGCAGATCGATTCGACGAAGATGTCCCGGCGCGCGCTCGTCAACTACAAGGCACGCGACGGCCTCAGTATTCCCGCCTGGATCACCCTGCCGCACGGCGGCCGCAAGAACCTGCCGATGGTGGTGCTGGTGCACGGCGGCCCCTGGGTACGCGGTGATACGTGGGCCTTCAACGAGGAGGCCCAGTTCCTCGCCTCGCGCGGCTACGTGGTGCTGCAGCCGGAGTTCCGGGGCAGCACGGGCTATGGCAAGGCGCTGTACCAGGCAGGCATCAAGCAGTGGGGCCTGAAAATGCAGGACGACATCGCGGACGGAGCGCGCTGGGCGATTGCACAGGGCTATGCGGATCCGAAGCGCATCTGCATCGCGGGCTCCAGCTATGGCGGCTATTCCACCCTGATGGGTCTTATCAATGACGCCGACCTTTTCCGCTGCGGCGTCAACTGGGCCGGCGTGACGGACATCGAACTGATGTACAAGGGCAGCTGGACCCTGCCCTCGGACATGAGCGATGCCTGGAAAAAGTACGGCATGCCGCAACTTGTCGGCGATCCCGGGAAGGACGCAGAGCAGTTGAAGCGCACTTCGCCACTGCTGCTGGCGGCAAAGATCAAACAACCGCTGCTGCTGGCCTATGGCAGCTCCGACCTGCGCGTGCCGCTCTATCACGGCAAACGCTTCTACGATGCGGTGAAGCCCACCAACCAGAAGGTCGAGTGGATCGAGTACGAGCATGAGGGGCACGGCTGGGCGCTGCCGGAGAACCGCTTCGACTTCTGGAAGCGCGTGGAGAAGTTCCTCGACCAGAATATCGGCGCGAGCGCAAAAACGGAGTAA
- a CDS encoding AI-2E family transporter produces the protein MPFPLSAEQKQTAFWMAVWLGFLFLLVLLGPVLTPFLAAAIFAYCLNPGVDRLDRVRLGRFPMPRAVSVTIVILLFFAAILALVLIVVPVLRKEIPLLQAAIPAFLAKLNDTLSPRLQELGVQLRFDSAGIRSMVEEQMATSGDQIWAAILNSARVGGTAVLGWLATLTLIPVVLFYLLLDWHQLLARIAGAVPRRYIAYTVEMARESDALLAQYLRGQLLVMLALSIYYSAALAIAGFDVALPVGILSGVLVFIPYLGFGLGLFLALIGAVLQFSDWSGILAVAVIYGLGQVIEGFILTPRLVGERIGLNPLAVIFALLAFGQLFGFVGVLLALPASALLMVAFRHLRRHYLRSSFYNG, from the coding sequence ATGCCATTTCCCCTGAGCGCAGAACAAAAACAAACCGCTTTCTGGATGGCTGTGTGGCTCGGTTTCCTCTTTCTGCTGGTCCTGCTCGGTCCCGTACTGACGCCCTTCCTGGCCGCCGCCATCTTCGCCTATTGCCTGAATCCCGGCGTGGACCGCCTGGACCGGGTGCGCCTGGGCCGCTTCCCTATGCCGCGCGCCGTGTCGGTGACCATCGTGATCCTGCTATTCTTCGCAGCCATCCTCGCCCTGGTACTGATCGTGGTGCCCGTGCTGCGCAAGGAAATTCCCCTGCTGCAGGCCGCCATTCCGGCCTTCCTGGCCAAGCTCAATGACACCCTGAGCCCCCGCCTGCAGGAGCTGGGCGTGCAGCTGCGCTTCGACTCGGCGGGCATCCGCAGCATGGTCGAGGAGCAGATGGCGACGAGCGGGGACCAGATCTGGGCCGCCATCCTGAATTCGGCCCGCGTGGGCGGCACGGCGGTGCTGGGCTGGCTGGCCACCCTGACCCTGATTCCCGTTGTGCTGTTCTATCTTCTGCTCGACTGGCACCAGCTGCTGGCGCGCATCGCGGGCGCCGTACCGCGCCGCTACATCGCCTACACGGTGGAGATGGCGCGCGAGTCGGACGCTCTGCTGGCCCAGTACCTGCGCGGCCAGCTGCTGGTGATGCTGGCGCTCTCCATCTACTACTCGGCCGCGCTGGCGATTGCCGGTTTCGATGTGGCCCTGCCGGTGGGCATTCTCAGCGGCGTGCTGGTCTTCATTCCCTATCTCGGCTTCGGCCTGGGCCTCTTCCTGGCCCTGATCGGCGCCGTGCTCCAGTTCAGCGACTGGAGCGGCATTCTCGCCGTGGCCGTGATCTATGGCCTGGGCCAGGTGATCGAGGGCTTTATCCTCACACCCCGCCTGGTGGGGGAGCGCATCGGCCTCAATCCCCTGGCCGTCATCTTCGCCCTGCTGGCTTTCGGCCAGCTGTTCGGCTTTGTGGGCGTGCTGCTCGCCTTGCCCGCCTCCGCCCTGCTGATGGTGGCTTTCCGCCACCTGCGCCGTCACTACCTGCGCAGCAGCTTTTATAATGGCTGA
- a CDS encoding alpha/beta hydrolase family protein, translating to MRPCRFLLHLCFAAGILLALPSVQAQADAKPPVEAFFDNPSFSAASLSPSGKYVAARVGGKGTRERLAVYEIATGKAQAVAQFDDADVNRFQWVSDDRLLFDSADRDLGQGQIRSAPGLFAVNRDGSKFKRLAERRGSFVRNGGGEVLLPWHTYMMPQTGKQDSEFAYVASREYAGINEIAHVSLLRLNTLTGRVSGYAGPHNVKQWLMDYNGEPRLAMVSVDGKASIHYRDPKRNNEWRQLAEFKRYLGGEGAFTPMAFGPDGTLYVRSNAGRDKYAVFSYDLDAGKLSDKPVVLQEDYDFSGRLLFSERGLQGVRFVSDAEGTQWLDKDMQALQDSIDAMLPSTVNIVTPPTHPTTRNLMVKAYSDTQAAIYFIYNGETGKLVRLGETRPQIKPSMVGQRELVRYQARDGLTIPAWLTVPRGGKKNLPMVVLVHGGPWVRGDTWEFNDEAQFLASRGYVVLQPEFRGSLGYGKKLFHAGWKQWGLKMQDDVADGTRWAIAQGYADPKRICIAGASYGGYATLMGLVNDPDLYRCGVNWAGVTDIELMYKGSWFTPSDLTDSWKDYGMPSMIGDREKDAEQLKRTSPLQQAARIQQPLLLAYGGADLRVPIYHGKRFYDAVKATNQNVEWIEYPEEGHGWAVPKNRFDFWKRVEKFLDQNIGAGAKTE from the coding sequence ATGCGTCCCTGCCGTTTCTTACTCCACTTGTGCTTTGCAGCCGGTATCCTGCTGGCCCTCCCTTCGGTTCAGGCGCAGGCCGATGCCAAGCCTCCGGTAGAGGCATTCTTCGATAACCCGTCCTTCAGCGCGGCGTCGCTGTCCCCGAGCGGCAAATATGTCGCAGCACGCGTGGGAGGAAAGGGGACACGCGAACGGCTTGCGGTCTACGAGATCGCCACCGGCAAAGCTCAAGCGGTTGCGCAGTTCGATGACGCGGACGTCAACCGCTTCCAATGGGTGAGCGACGACCGTCTGCTGTTCGATTCCGCCGACCGTGACCTCGGTCAAGGCCAAATCCGTTCTGCCCCCGGCCTTTTTGCGGTCAACCGCGACGGCAGCAAGTTCAAGCGCCTGGCCGAACGGCGCGGCAGCTTCGTGCGCAATGGCGGCGGTGAAGTACTGCTGCCCTGGCACACTTACATGATGCCGCAAACCGGCAAGCAGGACTCCGAGTTCGCCTATGTGGCGAGCCGGGAGTATGCAGGCATCAACGAAATTGCGCATGTCAGCCTGCTGCGCCTGAATACCCTGACCGGCCGCGTGTCCGGTTACGCCGGGCCGCACAACGTCAAGCAGTGGCTCATGGACTACAACGGGGAGCCGCGCCTGGCCATGGTGAGCGTGGACGGCAAGGCATCGATCCACTACCGCGACCCCAAGCGCAATAATGAATGGCGCCAGCTGGCGGAGTTCAAGCGCTACCTCGGCGGCGAAGGCGCCTTCACGCCCATGGCTTTCGGGCCGGACGGCACGCTTTACGTGCGAAGCAATGCAGGCCGGGACAAGTATGCCGTTTTCAGCTACGACCTCGACGCCGGGAAGCTGAGCGACAAGCCCGTGGTGCTCCAGGAAGACTACGATTTCTCGGGCCGCCTGCTGTTCTCCGAGCGTGGGCTGCAGGGCGTGCGTTTCGTCAGCGACGCGGAGGGCACGCAGTGGCTGGACAAGGATATGCAGGCGTTGCAGGATTCCATCGACGCCATGCTTCCCTCCACCGTCAATATCGTCACGCCCCCAACGCACCCCACCACCCGCAACCTGATGGTCAAGGCATATTCGGATACCCAGGCGGCGATCTACTTCATTTACAACGGCGAGACCGGCAAGCTTGTGCGCCTTGGTGAAACCCGTCCCCAGATCAAGCCATCCATGGTGGGCCAGCGCGAACTTGTGCGCTACCAGGCGCGCGACGGCCTCACCATCCCCGCATGGCTCACCGTGCCCCGCGGCGGGAAGAAGAACCTGCCCATGGTCGTTCTGGTACACGGCGGCCCGTGGGTGCGCGGCGATACCTGGGAGTTCAACGACGAGGCGCAGTTCCTGGCCTCGCGCGGCTATGTGGTCCTGCAACCGGAATTCCGGGGCAGCCTGGGATACGGCAAGAAGCTCTTCCACGCGGGATGGAAGCAATGGGGCTTGAAAATGCAGGACGATGTGGCGGACGGCACGCGCTGGGCCATCGCGCAGGGCTATGCGGACCCGAAGCGGATCTGCATCGCGGGGGCCAGCTACGGCGGTTATGCGACGCTCATGGGCCTCGTGAACGATCCGGACCTGTACCGCTGCGGCGTCAATTGGGCCGGAGTGACCGACATTGAGCTGATGTACAAAGGTTCCTGGTTCACGCCGTCGGACCTCACGGACTCCTGGAAGGACTACGGAATGCCCAGCATGATCGGCGACCGCGAGAAGGACGCCGAACAGCTGAAGCGCACATCGCCCCTGCAGCAGGCCGCGCGCATCCAGCAGCCACTGCTGCTGGCCTACGGCGGCGCGGACCTGCGGGTGCCCATCTACCACGGCAAGCGCTTCTACGACGCGGTGAAGGCGACGAACCAGAACGTGGAATGGATCGAATATCCGGAGGAAGGCCACGGCTGGGCCGTGCCGAAGAACCGCTTCGACTTCTGGAAGCGCGTCGAAAAGTTCCTTGACCAGAATATCGGCGCTGGCGCGAAAACAGAGTGA